TTCCCTATCTCGCCATAGCGCAGCAGTTTCATCTTGCTCTCCAAATTGTGGCCCAAGGCCGTTTTCAAAACTCGCTCCGCCAAGCGATGACTGGGCGGACTCTGGCTATCGGACCCGACCTGGGGCAAGCCGGACTTTAGAACTGTTCGAGCCTGGACCTGCGGATCAAGGCTATTGCTCAGATCGACCAGCCGCCGTCGATATTATAGGCCTGCCCTGAGGTGTACGTGGCACCGGCCAGATAAACCGCAAGATCGGCGATTTCCTCGGGCGTGCCGAGACGGCCCATCGGCTGGCGGGCGATGAAGGCCGCCCGGGCGGCGTCATAGTCGCCCTGCGCATGCATGCGGTCCTGCAGCGACGGGCTTTCGACTGTGCCGGGGCAGATGGCGTTGCAGCGAATGCCCTTGGCGACATAGTCGGCGGCGACCGCCTTGGTCAGGCCGATCACGGCCGCCTTGGTGACGCCATAGGCGAAACGGCTGGGCACACCCTTGCCGGCGCCGGCGACGGACGACATGTTGATGATCGAGCCATCGCCGCGCTCCAGCATGCCGGGCAGCACAGCCCGAATGGTGCGGATCATGGCCCGGACATTGAGATTGAAGGCGAAGTCGAGATCGGCATCCTTCATCTCGAGGATCGAGCCGGAATGAACGAAGCCGGCGCAGTTGAACAGCACGTCGACGCGGCCGATTTCGGCGAAGCCCGATGTCACGGCATCATCGTTGAGGACGTCGAGCTTGCGGGTCTTGATGCCGGAGGTCTTGGCGAGTTCGGCCAGCAGCGCCTCGTTGATGTCGGTGGCGTGCACGATGGCACCTGCCTTGGCGAAGGCCAATGCGCTCGCTCTGCCGATGCCTTGTGCCGCCGCGGTGACGACAACGACCTTGCCTGCTAGATCCGCCATGCGTTTCTCCTCGCCCTCTTTGGCCACTGCTCGGCCCGATTTACTGCCGGCTGACTGGGGCGTCCTGTGCCAGACAGGCGCGACTATGCGGCCTGCACAATCCATCAGTCCTTAAATAACAAATGTTTTTTCTGGTTAAAGAACACATGTCCAAGCGTCAAGCCCGAACGCGATCACCTTCGCGACGGCTGATGTAATGCACATCGCTTGCTCTGATGCAACAACATGTATGACAACCGGGCAACGAGTGACGCTGCCATGGTTCGCTCAAGCACAGCGCGCTTCAGGCGGCATCAGTCGCCGTATGGCACCCAGACGTTCTTCACTTCGACGGCGCGGCGCAGCAGGGCATCGCCGGCGGCCTCGTCGGACGCCCAGTCGAAGCTGCGGCCGTTGCCGGTCCAGACGCGCTTGAGATTGCCGACGGAATCGGCCTCCGCTTTGGCGCAAGTGTCGGCATCGGCAAACAGCCAGAGCCCGTCGACATCGTCATGCTTGGCCAGCACGCCGGCAAGCTCCGCCGTGCGGCCGGTGACGATGTTGATGGCGCCTGCCGGAACGTCGGAATATTGGATCACCTGGTAGAGATCGGTGGCGAGCAGCGGGTATTTTTCCGACGGCACAGCCACCACGGTGTTGCCCATGGCAAGCGCAGGTGCGATCAGGGAGATCAAGCCGAGCAGCGGCGCGCTGTCCTGGGCGACGATGCCGAGGACGCCGACCGGCTCGTGCAAAGCGAGCGTGACGGCGCGGGCCGGTGGCTGATGCACCCTGCCCTCATACTTGTCGGCAAGGCCGGCATAGAGGAACAGGCGCTCGATCGATTGTTCCACTTCCTCCCGCGCGGCCTTGGCGTTGGCGCCGGTCAGTTCGGTCAAGCGTGCGGTAAACTCGCCGGCACGGCCGGACAGATTTTCGGCGAGATAATATAGCACCTGGGAGCGATTGTAGGCGGTCGCCTCCGGCCAGGCCTTGCAGGCGCGGGCGGCGGCAACGGCGTCGCGGATGTCCTTGCGGCTGCCGAGACCGACTTCGCCGGCGAGCTTGCCCTTGGCAGTGGCTATCGCCAGCGAATAATTGCCGTCGGGCCGCACCTGCTTGCCGCCGATGAACAGCTTTGCGGTACGATCGATGGCGCCGCCATCCGATTGCTCGACCGGCTGCGCCGAAGCCGCCGTCGGCTTGATCACCGGGCCGAGCGGCAGCTTTGCCGAGAGATATTCGAACATGCCCTCGCGCCCGCCCTCGCGGCCAAAGCCGCTTTCGCGATAGCCGCCGAAGCCGCAGGCGGCGTCGAACATGTTGGTGCCGTTGACCCAGACGACGCCGGCCTTCAGCTGCGGCGCGACATGCAGCGTGAGGTTGATGTTTTCGCTCCACACCGAGGCGGCCAGCCCATAGCGCGTGTTGTTGGCGAGTTCGACCGCTTCCTCGGTGTTGCGGAAGGTCATGGTGGCCAGAACCGGGCCGAACACCTCTTCCTGCGCCAATATATTTGCCGGCGAAACACCGGTGGCGAGCGTCGGCAGGTGGTAGTAGCCGGAAGACGGCAGCACCGCGTCGGGCTGCCAGCAGACGGCGCCCTGTCTGGCGCCTTCTGCGACCAGGCCCTTGACGCGGTCGAGCTGTGTGGCGTCGACCAGCGGTCCGATATCGGTGTTCTTGTCGAGCGGGCTGCCGACGCGAAGCCGGCTCATCCTGACCTTGACCTTTGCGATCAACGCGTCGGCAATGCCTTCCTGCACCAGAAGCCGCGAGCCTGCGCAGCAGACCTGGCCCTGGTTGAACCAGATGCCGTCGACCAGTCCTTCGACGGCGCTGTCGAGATCGGCGTCCTCGAAGACGATGAAGGCCGACTTGCCGCCGAGCTCCAGAGACAGTTTCTTGCCCGATCCAGCCGTGGCTTTCCTGATGATCTTGCCGACTTCCGAGGAACCAGTGAAGGCGATCTTCTGGATGCCGGGATGGTTGACGATGGCGACGCCCGCTTCAGGTCCACCCTGGACGATGTTGACGACGCCCTTGGGCACGCCGGCGCGCTCGCAGATCTCGGCAAACAGGATGGCGGTGAGCGGCGTGAACTCGGCCGGCTTCAGCACCACCGTGCAGCCGGCGGCGAGCGCCGGCGCGATCTTCCAGGCCAGCATCAGCAGCGGGAAATTCCATGGGATGATCTGGCCGACGACACCGACGCCCTTGTGGCCCGGAAAATCCTTGTCGAGCGCCTGCGCCCAGCCGGCGTGGTGGATGAAATGGCGGATGGCCAGCGGCACGTCGATATCGCGGCTTTCGCGGATCGGCTTGCCATTGTCGATTGTCTCAAGCACCGCGAACAGCCGCTGATGGCGCTGCATGGAGCGACCGATGGCGTAGAGCACTTTGGCGCGCTGGTAGCCGGAGGACGCCGACCATTTCGGCAGCGCCTTGGTGGCGGCTGCGACTGCGGCATCTATGTCGGCGGCGCCGGCATCGGAGATCTTGGCCAAAAGCTTGCCGGAAGAGGGTTCGCTGGTCCCGAAAGTCTTGCCGCTGGCGGCCGCCTTCCAGCCGCCATCGATGAACAGCGCCTTGCCGAAATCGCGTCCGGCAAGCCAGGCATCGGCCTCGGTGCGGGCTTCCGGCGCCGGGCCGTATTCCATGGCGTGATAGCGTTCGAGAATGTTCATGACGCGCTCCAGATAATCGTCTTGGCAGGCGCTCTGTGGCGCCCCCCTCTGTCCTGCCGGACATCTCCCCATAAGGAGGGAGATTAGCCTTCGCGCCTGTCGGCTCTGAAACCTCGACAATTGGCGAAATCGCCGACGTTAGCCAATCTCCCCCCAAGTGGGGGAGATGTCCGGCAGGACAGAGGGAGGCGCGAAGGAACTCGACGTTCAAGGCCTTCTCCGCCTCACGCCATTGCGTGGCGGTGATTGGCCGAATAATGCCCGGTCAGATGGTGCTCGAGCTGGCGCTCGATGTCGGTGAGGAGGCTCGAGGCGCCGAAGCGGAACAGGTCTGGCTCCAGCCATGGCCGGCCGAGCTCCTCCTTCATCAGCACCAGCCAGTCGAGCGAAGCCTTGGCTGTAGAGATGCCGCCGGCCGGCTTGAAGCCGATGAGAAAGCCGGTCTCCTCGAAATAGGCTCGGATGGCGCGCACCATGGCAAGGCCGACGGGCAGCGTGGCGTTGACGCTTTCCTTGCCGGTCGAGGTCTTGATGAAATCGGCGCCGGCCATCATCGCCACCATCGAGGCTAGCATGACATTGCGCAGCGTGGCGAGGTCGCCAGTGCCGAGAATGACCTTCAAATGCGCATCGCCGCAGGCTTCGCGCATCGAGACGATCTCGTTGTAGAGCTCCTGCCATTTGGCGCCGAAGACGAGGCCGCGCGGGATGACGACGTCGATCTCGTCGGCGCCGTCGCGCACCGAAGCCTCGATCTCCTGCAGGCGGGTCGACAGCGGCGCAAGGCCGTGCGGGAAAGCGGTGGAAACGGCGGCGACATGGATGCCGGTGCCGCGCACGGCATCAACAGCCGTCGCGACGAAGGGATGATAGACGCAGACCGCTGCCGGCCGGATTTTTTCGCCCTCGATGCCAAGCCCCTCGACGATGTCGCGGCGGAACGGGTTGATCGCCTTGGCGCACAGGCGGCGCACGCGCTCTTCGGTGTCGTTGGAATTCAGCGTCGTCAAATCCATGCAGGAGACGGCGCGCAGCAGCCATGCCGCCTGGTTGTCGGCCTTGATCGAACGACGCTTGGTCAGGCTGGCGACGCGGCGCTCCAGCGCCGAGCGATTGACCGAGCGCACCGATTCCATGAAGCCGAGATCGAGCCGCATGCCGGTGTTGCGGGCGATGCCATGCGATTGCGGAACGGGCGTGTTGGCTGCGGCACGCGCCGGCAGCGGCGTGACCTTGGACGCGCCGAGATCGGCTTCGCGGATTGTGCTGCTCATCTCCTGCCCTTTCGCTCGACGATTTTACGTCGTGGTGCGTGTCGTTGCTCCCGGACCGCACGGCGGCTTTAGGCGACGCACACCGAAGATAGCCCGTGAAGCATCGCTTCACGAGTCCTTCAAGCGGTCATAGCGGAAAAAGGCGGCGAAAGCAGCTGAATTTTGACCGCATGGTCAAAATTCCAATCGAGAAGCAGGCGCCGAGGCGCCTGCTGATGTCAGCCGACGAAAGCGCGCTCGACGACGAAGGTCGAGGGATGGCTGAGCGAGCCCTCATGGAAGCCGAGGCCTTCGGCCATTTCCTTGACGTCCTTCAGCATATGCATCGAGCCGCAGATCATGATGCGGTCCGTCTCCGGATTGAGCTTCTCGATGCCGAGGTCGGCGTAGAACTTGCCCGAGCCGATCAGCGCCGTGATGCGGCCCATGCGCGCCGATTCTTCGCGGGTCGTCGAATTGTAGAGGGTGACGCGGCCGCCGGTCAGTTCGCCGATCAGGGGATCGTTCTCGAGCGCGGCCACCAGTTCCTGGCCATAGGTCAGTTCGGCATTGTCGCGGCAGGTGTGGGTCAGGATGACCTGATCGAATTTTTCGTAGGTATCGGGGTCGCGCAGAAGGCTGGCGAAGGGCGCGATGCCGGTGCCGGTCGAGATCATGAACAGGCGCTTTGCCGGGGTCAGCGCGTCGACAACCAGCGTGCCGGTCGACTTCTGGCGCATGATGACGGTGTCGCCGACCTGGATCTTCTGCAGTTCGGAGGTCAGCGGACCATCCGGCACCTTGATCGAGAAGAATTCCAGCTCTTCGTCCCAGGCCGGGCTGGCGACCGAATAGGCGCGGTACACCGGCTTTTCGGCATTGGGCAGCCCGATCATGACGAACTCGCCGGAGCGGAAGCGCAGCGACTGCGGACGGGTGATGCGGAACGAGAACAGGCGGTCGGTGTAATGCTTCACCGAGACGACGGTTTCGGCATAGACATTGGCCGGAATCGGAAACTGCAGCGGACGGGCGCCGGCTGTGTTGAGTGCGGATGTGGTGTTCATCAATCCAACTCTGTCTTGCCCACGCCTGTGCGGGCGCCAAACCGTTTCCTGCGCGCCCAGACCATTCAGGTCCCGGCGAGCCGTTCACACACTCCAAAGCAGTGAGCTCTTGTGTCCCAAATTTATTAGTATACAAACGATATTTGTGTCAAGATACCACGCTAAAACAGCTTTCCAAACTGCGGCATATTCGTAGTTCCGCCATTTCGGATTTCGACAATGAAAGAGAATTTTTCGGTGAAGCAGCCGGATTCCGCAGGCGACGTCGTTGCCGGCATCGATGTTGGCGGAACCTTCACCGACCTCATTTTGATCGACGGAAATGACGGCGGAAAGGTGCATATCGTCAAGACGCCGACGACGGTCGACAACCAGGCGTTCGGCGTGGTTTCAGCGCTGGGCGCCACAGGCTTTGCCATAGACGGCATCGACCTCATCGTGCATGGCACGACCACCACCACCAATGCGGTGCTGGAACGCAGGCTGGCGAAAACCGGCATGATCACCACGCGCGGTTTTCGCGACGTGATCGAGCTTGGCCGCCGCACACGGCCGCAGCCCTACGGCATGACCGGAAGCTTCGTTCCGATCATCCCGCGCGATCTCCGGCTCGAAGTGTCGGAGCGCGTCGAGGCGTCGGGCGCGGTGCGCACGCCGCTCGACGAGGCCGAGATGCGCGACGCCGTGAAGACGCTGATCGGGGCCGGCTGCGAGTCCCTGGTCATCCATTTCCTGCATTCCTACGCCAACCCTTCGCATGAGCGGCGCGCGGCCGAAATCGCCGCCGAGCTTTGGCCGAACGGCTACATCACGACTGGCCATGCGCTGCTGTCGGAAGCCCGCGAATTCGAGCGCGGCGTGACCGCCGCGGTCAACGCGTCGGTGCAGCCGATCCTCGAGCGTTATGTCGAGCGGCTGCGCAAGGAATTGGCTGCCAAGGGCTATGCCCGCGACTTCCTGATCATGAACGGCAATGGCGGCATGATCTCGGCCCGCTTCGTCACGCGCGAGTCGGCCAAGACCGTGATGTCAGGCCCGGCTTCGGGTGTCATCGCGGCCGCCTATACGGGCAAGCGCGCCGGCTTTGAAAACCTCGTCACCTACGACATGGGCGGCACCTCG
This region of Mesorhizobium sp. C432A genomic DNA includes:
- the deoC gene encoding deoxyribose-phosphate aldolase; protein product: MSSTIREADLGASKVTPLPARAAANTPVPQSHGIARNTGMRLDLGFMESVRSVNRSALERRVASLTKRRSIKADNQAAWLLRAVSCMDLTTLNSNDTEERVRRLCAKAINPFRRDIVEGLGIEGEKIRPAAVCVYHPFVATAVDAVRGTGIHVAAVSTAFPHGLAPLSTRLQEIEASVRDGADEIDVVIPRGLVFGAKWQELYNEIVSMREACGDAHLKVILGTGDLATLRNVMLASMVAMMAGADFIKTSTGKESVNATLPVGLAMVRAIRAYFEETGFLIGFKPAGGISTAKASLDWLVLMKEELGRPWLEPDLFRFGASSLLTDIERQLEHHLTGHYSANHRHAMA
- a CDS encoding SDR family oxidoreductase; amino-acid sequence: MADLAGKVVVVTAAAQGIGRASALAFAKAGAIVHATDINEALLAELAKTSGIKTRKLDVLNDDAVTSGFAEIGRVDVLFNCAGFVHSGSILEMKDADLDFAFNLNVRAMIRTIRAVLPGMLERGDGSIINMSSVAGAGKGVPSRFAYGVTKAAVIGLTKAVAADYVAKGIRCNAICPGTVESPSLQDRMHAQGDYDAARAAFIARQPMGRLGTPEEIADLAVYLAGATYTSGQAYNIDGGWSI
- a CDS encoding ferredoxin--NADP reductase; the encoded protein is MNTTSALNTAGARPLQFPIPANVYAETVVSVKHYTDRLFSFRITRPQSLRFRSGEFVMIGLPNAEKPVYRAYSVASPAWDEELEFFSIKVPDGPLTSELQKIQVGDTVIMRQKSTGTLVVDALTPAKRLFMISTGTGIAPFASLLRDPDTYEKFDQVILTHTCRDNAELTYGQELVAALENDPLIGELTGGRVTLYNSTTREESARMGRITALIGSGKFYADLGIEKLNPETDRIMICGSMHMLKDVKEMAEGLGFHEGSLSHPSTFVVERAFVG
- a CDS encoding aldehyde dehydrogenase family protein, encoding MNILERYHAMEYGPAPEARTEADAWLAGRDFGKALFIDGGWKAAASGKTFGTSEPSSGKLLAKISDAGAADIDAAVAAATKALPKWSASSGYQRAKVLYAIGRSMQRHQRLFAVLETIDNGKPIRESRDIDVPLAIRHFIHHAGWAQALDKDFPGHKGVGVVGQIIPWNFPLLMLAWKIAPALAAGCTVVLKPAEFTPLTAILFAEICERAGVPKGVVNIVQGGPEAGVAIVNHPGIQKIAFTGSSEVGKIIRKATAGSGKKLSLELGGKSAFIVFEDADLDSAVEGLVDGIWFNQGQVCCAGSRLLVQEGIADALIAKVKVRMSRLRVGSPLDKNTDIGPLVDATQLDRVKGLVAEGARQGAVCWQPDAVLPSSGYYHLPTLATGVSPANILAQEEVFGPVLATMTFRNTEEAVELANNTRYGLAASVWSENINLTLHVAPQLKAGVVWVNGTNMFDAACGFGGYRESGFGREGGREGMFEYLSAKLPLGPVIKPTAASAQPVEQSDGGAIDRTAKLFIGGKQVRPDGNYSLAIATAKGKLAGEVGLGSRKDIRDAVAAARACKAWPEATAYNRSQVLYYLAENLSGRAGEFTARLTELTGANAKAAREEVEQSIERLFLYAGLADKYEGRVHQPPARAVTLALHEPVGVLGIVAQDSAPLLGLISLIAPALAMGNTVVAVPSEKYPLLATDLYQVIQYSDVPAGAINIVTGRTAELAGVLAKHDDVDGLWLFADADTCAKAEADSVGNLKRVWTGNGRSFDWASDEAAGDALLRRAVEVKNVWVPYGD